In the Flavisolibacter tropicus genome, one interval contains:
- a CDS encoding translation initiation factor, whose protein sequence is MSKKNKSDRHGFVYSTDPNFRFEEENEPVQETLPPQQQKLKVKMETKHRGGKAATLVEGFIGTEEDFQTLGKSLKNFCGTGGSAKDGEILVQGDQRDKVLQWLLKNGYKNTKRI, encoded by the coding sequence ATGAGCAAGAAAAATAAAAGTGACCGCCATGGTTTTGTATACAGTACTGATCCCAACTTTCGCTTTGAAGAAGAAAACGAACCGGTACAAGAAACCCTGCCACCGCAGCAACAAAAGCTAAAAGTAAAAATGGAAACCAAGCACAGGGGTGGTAAGGCTGCAACATTGGTAGAAGGTTTTATAGGTACGGAAGAAGACTTTCAGACCCTTGGTAAAAGTCTTAAGAACTTTTGTGGAACAGGTGGGTCTGCTAAGGACGGTGAGATATTGGTACAAGGCGACCAGCGCGACAAAGTGCTGCAGTGGTTATTGAAAAACGGTTATAAGAACACTAAACGAATCTAA
- the nadC gene encoding carboxylating nicotinate-nucleotide diphosphorylase translates to MIDFDAQLYKLVESALQEDIGNGDHSTLCCIPADAKGKAVLKIKQDGILAGIDVAEKIFKYRAPNVVFNRFKSDGEPMQSGETAFEVEAGVHTILQCERLVLNIMQRMSGIATLTEQYTRQLKGYKTRLLDTRKTTPNFRLLEKEAVRIGGGVNHRFGLFDMIMLKDNHIDYCGSIEEAILRAHDYVVRYQPQLKIEVETRSLEDVKKVLQMGVGKVHRIMLDNYTPAEVKEAVQLIGDAFETEASGGINLGTITSYAETGVDYVSVGGLIHQAKSLDLSLKAVII, encoded by the coding sequence ATGATAGATTTTGATGCGCAGTTATACAAGTTGGTAGAGTCCGCCCTGCAAGAAGATATAGGCAATGGTGATCACTCTACCTTGTGCTGTATACCAGCTGACGCGAAAGGAAAAGCGGTTTTAAAGATCAAACAGGATGGTATACTGGCAGGTATTGATGTGGCTGAAAAGATATTTAAGTACCGGGCCCCAAACGTGGTGTTTAACCGCTTTAAATCAGATGGAGAGCCTATGCAATCTGGTGAAACGGCTTTTGAAGTGGAAGCTGGAGTGCATACCATTTTGCAATGCGAGCGGCTGGTGCTGAACATTATGCAGCGCATGAGCGGAATTGCCACCCTTACGGAGCAATACACCCGTCAATTAAAAGGCTATAAGACTCGCCTGCTGGATACCCGCAAAACAACACCCAACTTCCGGTTATTAGAGAAAGAAGCCGTGCGAATTGGCGGCGGTGTGAACCACCGCTTTGGCTTGTTTGATATGATCATGCTGAAGGATAATCATATCGATTACTGTGGCAGTATTGAAGAGGCAATTTTGCGGGCGCACGATTACGTGGTGCGTTATCAGCCTCAATTAAAAATAGAGGTAGAAACGCGTAGCCTGGAAGATGTAAAGAAAGTATTGCAAATGGGCGTAGGCAAAGTGCACCGGATAATGCTTGATAACTACACGCCTGCAGAGGTTAAAGAAGCCGTACAGCTGATTGGTGATGCGTTTGAAACGGAGGCTAGCGGAGGCATTAACTTAGGCACTATTACCAGTTATGCCGAAACAGGTGTAGACTATGTAAGTGTAGGCGGTTTGATCCATCAGGCTAAGAGCTTGGACCTAAGCTTAAAAGCAGTAATTATTTAA
- the uvrC gene encoding excinuclease ABC subunit UvrC: protein MTSIEFQQISSTLPHLPGIYKYYDINGTLLYVGKAKDIRKRVSSYFNKNISSYKTHELVKRIKRIEFTIVNSEQDAFLLENSLIKQFQPLFNINLKDDKTYPYIVIKNEDFPRVFLTRQKIEDGSQYFGPYTSVSKVKDLLDFIKQTIPLRTCPLHLTPKNIEKGKFKVCLEYHLGNCKGPCEGHQTLDNYNDNIAQIKNLLKGHLTPVFQHFKNEMKAYAESLEFEKAALVQKKIKFLENYQSRSIIVSNSLDGLDVFSIQKEGDIAYVNYLMMENGSIVQTKTLKVEAQLDETVEEILAFTIGQLRTTFNSSAKEIVVPFPLEYEEPGVQITIPKAGEKKKLLDLSEKNVQYFISELQHKNRLRGNGTGVSKQKVLIQIKDDLQLSEVPTHIECFDNSNFQGSYPVSAMVCFKNGEPSKKDYRVFNVKTVEGINDFATMKEAVYRRYKRLLAEGEDFPQLVIIDGGKGQLNAAHEAIIELKLQGKMTLVGLAKNEEELFFVGDQQSLKLPYDSESHKLIRRIRDEVHNHGVNFHRKKRSEGTFKNELEDIKGIGSTTANQLLKTFRSVNNVRKQTLEELAKVVGISKAKIVKAYFNTEEDKA, encoded by the coding sequence ATGACGAGTATAGAATTTCAACAAATTTCATCAACATTACCCCATCTACCGGGTATCTACAAATACTATGACATTAATGGTACGCTGCTTTATGTAGGCAAGGCCAAAGACATTCGCAAGCGTGTAAGCTCTTATTTTAATAAGAACATCAGCAGTTATAAAACGCATGAACTGGTAAAGCGGATCAAGCGTATCGAGTTTACTATTGTTAACTCAGAGCAGGATGCTTTTTTATTAGAAAACTCACTGATTAAGCAGTTTCAGCCGTTGTTCAATATCAATTTGAAGGACGACAAAACCTATCCTTACATTGTTATTAAGAATGAAGATTTTCCTAGAGTATTTCTAACAAGACAAAAGATTGAAGACGGGTCGCAATACTTTGGCCCTTACACATCAGTAAGTAAGGTAAAAGACCTGCTGGACTTCATTAAACAAACCATTCCATTACGTACCTGTCCCTTACACCTGACACCAAAAAATATTGAAAAAGGCAAGTTTAAGGTTTGCCTGGAATATCATTTAGGCAATTGTAAAGGTCCTTGTGAAGGTCATCAAACGCTGGATAACTATAACGACAACATTGCTCAGATAAAGAACCTTTTAAAAGGTCACCTAACTCCTGTATTTCAGCATTTCAAAAATGAAATGAAAGCATATGCTGAATCATTAGAGTTTGAAAAAGCAGCATTGGTTCAGAAAAAGATCAAGTTTCTTGAAAACTACCAGTCGCGCTCAATCATTGTCAGCAATTCCTTAGATGGCCTGGACGTGTTTTCCATTCAAAAAGAAGGAGACATTGCTTATGTCAACTACTTAATGATGGAGAACGGTTCCATTGTGCAAACTAAGACGCTAAAGGTAGAGGCGCAATTGGATGAAACTGTAGAAGAGATCCTTGCCTTTACCATAGGTCAGTTGCGCACAACCTTTAATAGCTCGGCAAAAGAAATTGTGGTGCCATTCCCACTGGAATATGAAGAACCCGGTGTTCAGATCACGATACCGAAAGCGGGTGAAAAGAAAAAATTATTAGACCTCTCTGAAAAGAATGTACAATACTTTATCAGCGAGCTGCAACATAAGAACCGCCTACGCGGTAATGGAACTGGCGTTAGCAAACAAAAGGTATTGATACAGATTAAAGACGATCTGCAGCTCAGCGAAGTGCCTACACATATTGAATGTTTTGATAACTCCAACTTCCAGGGTAGCTATCCGGTTTCAGCTATGGTCTGCTTTAAAAATGGAGAACCTAGCAAGAAAGATTATCGTGTATTTAATGTAAAAACAGTTGAAGGCATTAATGACTTTGCCACCATGAAAGAAGCCGTTTACAGGCGATATAAACGCTTATTGGCGGAAGGTGAAGATTTCCCACAATTGGTTATTATAGATGGTGGTAAAGGGCAGTTAAATGCGGCTCATGAAGCTATAATAGAATTGAAGCTGCAAGGTAAAATGACATTGGTTGGCTTAGCCAAGAATGAAGAAGAGCTTTTCTTTGTTGGCGATCAGCAAAGCCTGAAACTACCCTACGATAGTGAGAGTCATAAACTGATTCGACGAATCCGGGATGAAGTGCACAATCATGGTGTAAATTTTCACAGAAAGAAACGTAGTGAAGGCACGTTCAAAAATGAGCTGGAGGATATTAAAGGTATTGGCTCTACTACAGCTAATCAATTACTAAAAACATTCCGATCTGTAAATAACGTACGTAAACAAACGCTTGAAGAGTTAGCTAAAGTGGTAGGTATTTCTAAGGCAAAAATTGTAAAGGCCTACTTTAATACTGAGGAGGATAAAGCCTAA
- a CDS encoding DUF4783 domain-containing protein, with protein MSAFAPVSEKTTPTSITKPVSGLDEVISALRTGNATELAKYVDDNIEITLPDKTDTYSRAQAIMVLQDFFANNGVRSFEIKFKGDGSGGSQFCIGTLQTKAGAYRTTILMKTKNGRQLVKQIQFQSI; from the coding sequence ATGAGTGCGTTTGCACCGGTGAGTGAAAAGACTACCCCCACTAGCATTACGAAGCCCGTCAGTGGCTTAGATGAAGTCATTAGCGCCTTGCGTACGGGAAATGCCACCGAGCTGGCCAAGTACGTGGACGATAATATTGAAATTACGCTGCCAGATAAAACAGATACCTATAGCCGTGCACAGGCTATCATGGTGCTGCAGGATTTCTTTGCTAACAATGGAGTTCGCTCTTTTGAGATCAAATTCAAAGGCGATGGTAGTGGCGGTAGCCAATTCTGTATAGGTACATTGCAAACAAAGGCGGGTGCCTACCGAACAACGATCCTCATGAAAACCAAGAATGGAAGGCAACTTGTTAAACAGATTCAGTTTCAGTCCATTTAG
- the nfi gene encoding deoxyribonuclease V (cleaves DNA at apurinic or apyrimidinic sites), with product MAGLYNSISVSEAAALQKEMRNKLILETLENFMVHTIGGADISFNKYETTVYAGIIVLSFPDLHPVAYSLVKTEVTFPYVSGYLAFREAPALIEAWEQLPQKPDVLVVDGHGIAHPRRMGIASHFGVLTGQPTIGCAKKILFGKYEPPLDVRGAYSYIHDKEDVLGAVLRTREKVKPVFVSPGYKLNLQDSINIILQCMGKYRIPEPTRRAHELVNAFRRGELQEGYIKL from the coding sequence ATGGCAGGCTTATACAATTCTATTTCAGTTTCCGAAGCGGCTGCACTTCAAAAAGAGATGCGTAACAAGCTCATCCTGGAAACACTTGAGAACTTTATGGTTCATACAATTGGTGGTGCCGATATTTCTTTCAACAAATATGAAACGACAGTGTATGCCGGCATCATTGTACTCAGCTTTCCAGACCTGCACCCGGTTGCCTATTCACTAGTGAAGACAGAGGTTACTTTTCCCTACGTTTCTGGTTATCTGGCATTCAGAGAAGCGCCGGCACTTATAGAGGCATGGGAGCAGCTGCCTCAAAAACCTGATGTATTGGTGGTAGACGGACATGGCATTGCACATCCCAGGCGCATGGGCATAGCCTCACATTTTGGTGTATTGACGGGGCAGCCAACGATAGGTTGTGCTAAGAAGATCTTGTTTGGTAAATACGAACCACCACTTGATGTGAGAGGTGCCTACAGTTACATTCATGATAAGGAAGATGTATTAGGGGCCGTATTACGGACTCGTGAAAAGGTAAAACCAGTGTTTGTGTCGCCGGGGTATAAATTAAACCTACAGGATAGCATCAACATTATTCTACAGTGTATGGGCAAGTATCGTATACCGGAGCCGACGCGTAGGGCACATGAGCTGGTAAATGCCTTTAGAAGAGGGGAGTTGCAGGAAGGTTATATAAAGCTGTAA
- a CDS encoding TonB-dependent receptor yields MKKALGISLGLLLPAFLWAQQDTSFTQEKNLDEVIIYSNKFAERKKNIVQKIDVISARQIAIQNTQNTGDLLISTGNVFVQKSQQGGSSPVIRGFEASRVLLVVDGIRMNNAIYRAGHLQNVITVDQNMLEQLEVLYGPASTLYGSDALGGVVHMRTKMPKLSTTGKTLWTGSGFLRYSSANHEKTGHIDLSIGGRKWAWLQAYNYSDFDDMRMGDNYTDKYPNYGRRSQYIETSNGVDRIVTNEDDRIQKFSGYQQWDMTQKLIYKPSEKVSHLLNLQLSNSSNIPRYDRLQDVRNGALRYAEWYYGPQERALAAYELNINKLGTFDNFRTILSYQHIEESRHQRDYTRYDRLDNRLEDLGVISATIDARKLWKQHELTVGVDAQLNGLQSTAFRKNTQTGAVSKLDSRYPNGDNSMNYYGMYGQHTYKFGNGKWVLNDGLRIQAVTLHSTIADNSFFNFPFTTIDQDNLALTGNLGLIHMPSNRTRLTVGLSSGFRAPNIDDAARIFESSNSQLIVPNPDLKPEYTYNADLGFSHSITKELRLEATGFYTLFRNAIALAPYQVNGEESTFYNGNTVKGLANQNVNKAYLYGVNATITANISQRLSAYGTINYTYGRYKTDESKLSNVFLKRSNGSYIDSTAYVSSRPLDHIPPFYGKVSLRYAYNWLTLDAYTLFNGWKRVKDMIVEGEDNPQYAAPNGYVSKQVIPEGYPAWYTLNLKASATVTKNLTIQAGIENMLDRNYRPFASGFSAPGRNILIAVRSSF; encoded by the coding sequence ATGAAAAAAGCTTTAGGGATTAGCCTTGGGCTGTTGCTGCCTGCCTTCCTGTGGGCACAACAGGACACATCATTTACTCAAGAAAAAAACTTAGATGAGGTAATCATCTACTCCAACAAATTTGCTGAACGCAAGAAAAATATTGTTCAAAAAATAGATGTTATATCAGCCCGTCAGATAGCCATACAGAATACACAAAACACGGGAGATTTATTGATTAGTACAGGAAATGTCTTTGTACAAAAAAGCCAGCAAGGTGGCTCATCTCCTGTCATTCGAGGTTTTGAAGCCAGTCGTGTCTTATTAGTAGTAGACGGTATACGTATGAACAATGCCATCTACCGGGCTGGTCACTTGCAGAACGTGATCACTGTAGATCAAAATATGCTGGAGCAACTAGAAGTATTGTATGGTCCAGCCTCTACTCTTTACGGTAGCGATGCCTTGGGGGGCGTGGTGCACATGCGCACCAAAATGCCAAAACTTAGTACCACCGGCAAAACCCTGTGGACAGGCTCTGGTTTTTTACGTTATAGCAGTGCCAACCATGAAAAAACCGGCCATATTGATTTAAGTATTGGCGGACGTAAATGGGCTTGGTTGCAAGCTTACAACTACAGCGATTTTGATGACATGCGGATGGGCGATAACTACACTGATAAATACCCCAACTATGGCCGTCGCTCGCAATACATAGAAACAAGCAATGGTGTAGATCGCATAGTAACCAATGAAGATGACCGCATACAGAAGTTCTCTGGTTACCAGCAATGGGATATGACGCAAAAGCTTATCTACAAGCCTAGTGAAAAGGTATCGCACCTGCTAAATCTGCAACTGTCCAATAGCAGTAATATACCACGCTACGATCGATTACAAGATGTTCGTAATGGAGCTTTGCGCTATGCAGAATGGTATTATGGTCCTCAAGAGCGGGCATTAGCTGCCTATGAGCTGAATATAAATAAGCTGGGCACCTTTGATAACTTTCGCACCATTCTTAGCTATCAGCACATAGAAGAGAGCCGACACCAGCGCGATTATACCCGGTATGATCGCTTGGACAACCGGCTCGAAGATCTGGGTGTAATTTCTGCCACTATAGATGCCCGTAAGCTTTGGAAGCAACATGAGTTAACAGTAGGTGTTGATGCTCAGCTAAACGGACTGCAGTCTACCGCATTTAGGAAGAATACCCAGACTGGAGCCGTGTCTAAGTTAGATAGCCGTTATCCCAATGGTGATAATAGCATGAACTACTATGGTATGTACGGTCAACATACCTACAAATTTGGGAATGGTAAATGGGTGTTGAATGATGGGCTCCGCATACAAGCTGTAACGCTTCATTCTACCATCGCCGACAATTCCTTTTTCAACTTTCCGTTTACTACTATTGACCAGGACAATTTAGCGCTAACTGGTAATCTTGGTCTGATCCATATGCCTTCTAATAGAACACGCTTAACGGTTGGTCTTTCCTCAGGTTTTCGTGCTCCAAATATTGATGATGCAGCTCGCATTTTTGAATCCAGCAATAGTCAATTGATTGTACCGAATCCAGACCTCAAGCCAGAATACACTTATAATGCAGATCTAGGGTTTAGTCATTCGATCACTAAAGAGCTACGGTTGGAAGCAACCGGATTTTATACGCTTTTTCGCAATGCTATAGCCTTAGCACCTTACCAGGTGAATGGTGAAGAATCAACATTTTATAATGGCAATACAGTGAAAGGATTGGCTAATCAAAACGTGAATAAGGCGTACCTGTATGGAGTCAATGCTACTATCACTGCAAACATTAGCCAACGTTTAAGTGCCTATGGAACCATCAACTACACTTATGGACGTTATAAAACAGATGAAAGCAAGCTTTCGAATGTATTCCTGAAACGTAGCAATGGCAGCTACATAGATTCAACAGCTTACGTAAGCTCCCGGCCTTTAGATCATATACCGCCATTTTACGGAAAGGTCTCGCTTCGTTATGCTTATAACTGGCTAACGTTAGATGCCTACACACTTTTCAATGGGTGGAAACGCGTCAAAGATATGATTGTTGAGGGTGAGGATAATCCTCAATATGCAGCACCCAATGGCTATGTATCCAAGCAGGTAATTCCAGAGGGCTACCCTGCCTGGTATACACTAAACCTAAAAGCCAGTGCAACAGTTACCAAAAACCTGACAATACAGGCTGGGATAGAAAATATGCTAGATCGTAACTACAGGCCATTTGCTTCCGGTTTTTCTGCTCCTGGAAGGAATATACTTATTGCGGTGCGCTCCTCCTTTTAA
- a CDS encoding (4Fe-4S)-binding protein produces MAKETLKYTNGEITVVWKPKLCMHSTNCWKGLGEVFNPKARPWVNMEGSNSEMIIEQVSKCPSGALSIEIAGAEATPLDPTQTETTAIHVTPNGPLLISGSFLIKLPDGQEEKREKVALCRCGGSGNKPFCDGSHKRNGFQG; encoded by the coding sequence ATGGCGAAAGAGACATTAAAATACACCAATGGAGAGATCACCGTAGTATGGAAGCCGAAACTCTGCATGCATTCTACTAACTGTTGGAAGGGCTTGGGGGAAGTATTCAATCCAAAGGCACGCCCTTGGGTAAATATGGAAGGCAGTAACAGTGAAATGATTATTGAACAAGTAAGCAAATGTCCAAGCGGCGCATTGAGTATTGAAATCGCGGGCGCAGAAGCCACACCGTTAGATCCTACACAAACAGAGACTACTGCTATACATGTAACACCTAATGGTCCTTTACTGATCTCTGGATCTTTCCTGATCAAACTTCCCGACGGCCAGGAAGAAAAAAGAGAGAAAGTAGCACTTTGTCGCTGTGGAGGCTCAGGCAACAAACCTTTTTGTGATGGCAGTCATAAACGGAATGGCTTTCAGGGTTGA
- a CDS encoding RNA polymerase sigma factor: protein MTEEALLQGCIQNKAVAQKALYEKYCAKMLAVCYRYAHNREDAEDMLQEGFIKVFSQIHTFENRGALEGWIRRIIVHTCINILKKNKKFTESVDLIHATALQVREESIPSIIQAKQVVECIRLLPIGYRTVLNLYAVEGYSHREIGAMLDIEESTSRSQYTRAKAMLEDILVKKNIIYKAKDQALAAGSGGR, encoded by the coding sequence ATGACCGAGGAAGCCCTTTTACAAGGTTGTATTCAGAACAAGGCTGTTGCCCAGAAAGCACTGTACGAAAAGTATTGTGCTAAGATGCTAGCAGTCTGTTACCGGTATGCACATAACCGAGAGGATGCCGAGGATATGTTACAGGAAGGTTTTATTAAGGTGTTTTCACAGATACACACTTTTGAAAACCGTGGTGCATTAGAAGGATGGATCCGCCGGATCATCGTACATACCTGTATCAACATTTTGAAGAAAAACAAGAAGTTTACAGAAAGCGTGGATCTGATTCATGCAACGGCTTTACAGGTACGAGAGGAAAGTATTCCATCTATTATCCAGGCAAAGCAAGTGGTAGAGTGTATCCGTCTTTTGCCAATAGGCTATCGGACGGTTTTGAACTTATATGCTGTGGAGGGGTATTCGCACCGGGAAATCGGTGCCATGTTGGACATTGAAGAAAGCACAAGTCGAAGCCAGTATACCAGGGCAAAAGCAATGTTGGAAGACATTTTAGTTAAAAAGAATATTATTTATAAGGCAAAAGATCAGGCACTAGCCGCAGGGTCTGGTGGTCGTTGA
- the gpmI gene encoding 2,3-bisphosphoglycerate-independent phosphoglycerate mutase, producing MPQKKVMLVIMDGWGLGQVKNADAIQAANTPFVDSLYNKYPNTTLITCGEEVGLPEGQMGNSEVGHLNLGAGRIVYQELQRINVAIREGEFAKNPQLLAAIDFAAKNNKPLHLMGLVSNGGVHSHINHVKAILDVCKANGLKDVFVHAFTDGRDTDPKSGLGFIKELEAHMAVSAGAIASVSGRYYAMDRDNRWERVKLAYDALVKGMGQHATSAVKAIEDSYANNVTDEFILPTLITKAEQPIAIIKEGDAVLCFNFRTDRCREITKALTQTDFPNLDMKKLNLHYTTMTEYDATFENVHVIFENDNLTNTLGEVLQNAGKKQIRIAETEKYPHVTFFFSGGREEPFQGEQRILLASPKVATYDLKPEMSALEITNAIVPELEKEEVDFVCLNYANADMVGHTGVWDAVIKAVETVDSCVAQIVTTGLAHGYTIFLTADHGNADYEINGDGSPNTAHTTNPVPFFIIDKDWHGTVKPGKLGDLAPTILTMMELPIPKEMTGNILIES from the coding sequence ATGCCACAGAAAAAAGTAATGTTAGTGATCATGGATGGATGGGGCCTTGGTCAAGTAAAAAATGCTGACGCCATACAAGCTGCCAATACCCCATTTGTAGATTCTTTATACAATAAATATCCTAACACCACTTTAATTACCTGTGGTGAAGAAGTGGGGCTACCAGAGGGGCAAATGGGTAATTCGGAAGTAGGCCACCTGAATCTGGGTGCCGGTCGTATTGTTTACCAGGAGTTGCAGCGCATTAATGTAGCCATCCGGGAAGGCGAATTTGCCAAAAACCCTCAACTTTTGGCCGCCATTGACTTTGCCGCTAAAAACAACAAACCGCTGCACTTAATGGGTTTAGTGAGCAATGGTGGAGTGCACTCACATATTAACCACGTAAAAGCCATTCTGGATGTCTGTAAAGCCAATGGTTTAAAAGACGTATTCGTACACGCCTTTACAGATGGACGCGATACAGACCCTAAAAGCGGCCTTGGCTTTATTAAGGAGCTGGAAGCGCATATGGCCGTATCGGCAGGTGCCATTGCCAGCGTAAGCGGCCGTTATTATGCCATGGATCGCGACAACCGTTGGGAACGCGTAAAGTTGGCTTATGATGCCTTAGTAAAAGGAATGGGCCAGCACGCTACCTCAGCAGTAAAGGCCATTGAAGATTCTTATGCCAATAATGTAACGGATGAATTTATACTTCCAACACTTATTACAAAAGCCGAGCAGCCCATAGCCATTATCAAAGAAGGCGATGCCGTGTTATGTTTTAACTTCCGTACCGATCGCTGCCGGGAGATTACTAAGGCGTTAACACAAACTGATTTCCCTAACCTGGATATGAAGAAGCTGAACCTGCATTATACTACTATGACCGAGTATGATGCAACGTTTGAAAACGTGCATGTGATTTTTGAAAATGATAACCTAACCAATACGCTTGGTGAAGTATTACAGAATGCTGGCAAAAAACAAATACGGATTGCCGAAACAGAGAAATACCCTCACGTTACCTTTTTCTTTAGTGGGGGCCGCGAAGAACCATTTCAAGGAGAGCAACGCATTCTGCTGGCTTCCCCTAAAGTAGCAACGTATGATCTGAAGCCAGAAATGAGTGCGCTAGAAATTACCAATGCTATTGTGCCAGAACTGGAAAAAGAAGAAGTGGACTTTGTTTGTCTGAATTATGCCAACGCTGATATGGTAGGCCATACAGGTGTATGGGATGCAGTTATTAAAGCAGTAGAAACCGTAGATAGTTGTGTAGCACAAATTGTAACTACCGGTTTAGCACACGGCTACACCATCTTTTTAACAGCCGATCATGGCAATGCCGATTACGAGATCAATGGAGATGGCTCGCCCAATACGGCGCACACAACGAACCCTGTACCCTTCTTTATTATTGATAAAGACTGGCATGGTACCGTCAAACCCGGAAAATTGGGTGATCTTGCCCCCACCATTTTAACGATGATGGAGCTGCCGATACCAAAAGAAATGACAGGTAACATTTTGATTGAGTCTTAA
- a CDS encoding thioredoxin family protein: MKYIPILLLLFLGHWANAQIDFQNISFKEALKKAHKEGKLLFIQFEASDCSQCNEVGDKGLSDAAVSKRIKEAFIPLKITTDHPERKYIGQQYNISTGFGSLFINQDGTLIHAFQQTSSFPTHYQQQIDIAIEKAGETLKVAELEAEYKKGNKSPGFLEALLLKKQSLNLSTEELLDEYVSTLPADSLQSARTLQFIAQMAPSINSQADKALRQSPMNFNKAWYLMDLNTRITLNNRIIYKSINIAIKNHDETYANQVARFAQSTYSGSAAGIKVYDKNMLQFYEETSDTTNYFKNAIAYYDRYYMALNVDSIKRIDTINRERIAKTAKRDTIRNGNTIQVRSNITYRPITQNYMLELNAGAWNFYKMTSNTSLLSVATEWAAKAVSFFESPEVLHTYACLLYKQGQKQKALTTMSSAIELKKGRGFPTKEWDDILNQMKKDLPIN, encoded by the coding sequence ATGAAATATATACCAATACTACTCTTATTGTTTCTTGGCCATTGGGCCAATGCTCAAATAGATTTCCAGAATATAAGCTTTAAAGAAGCCTTGAAAAAGGCTCATAAAGAAGGCAAGCTTCTATTTATTCAGTTTGAAGCAAGCGACTGCTCACAATGTAATGAAGTAGGTGATAAAGGCTTGTCCGACGCAGCTGTTTCAAAAAGAATTAAAGAAGCATTTATTCCTCTTAAAATAACAACCGATCATCCAGAACGGAAATACATCGGTCAACAATATAATATTAGTACAGGGTTTGGCTCGTTGTTTATCAATCAAGATGGAACATTGATTCATGCGTTTCAGCAAACTTCATCATTTCCAACCCACTATCAACAGCAGATAGACATAGCGATTGAAAAAGCTGGGGAAACCTTAAAGGTTGCAGAACTGGAAGCTGAATACAAAAAGGGAAACAAAAGTCCTGGCTTTTTGGAAGCCTTGCTACTAAAGAAACAATCATTAAATCTATCTACAGAAGAGCTGCTTGATGAATATGTATCAACCCTTCCTGCAGACTCCTTGCAATCAGCCCGAACATTACAGTTTATTGCACAAATGGCACCATCCATCAACAGCCAGGCCGACAAAGCATTGCGTCAATCCCCAATGAACTTTAATAAAGCCTGGTACTTGATGGATTTGAACACTCGTATTACTCTCAATAACCGCATTATCTATAAATCTATAAATATTGCTATCAAAAATCATGATGAAACATATGCGAATCAAGTAGCCCGTTTTGCTCAATCAACCTATTCTGGTAGCGCGGCAGGCATTAAGGTCTATGACAAAAACATGCTTCAATTTTATGAAGAAACCAGCGATACAACTAACTACTTCAAAAATGCCATTGCCTATTACGATCGCTATTATATGGCACTCAATGTTGACTCCATTAAAAGGATTGATACAATCAATAGAGAACGAATAGCAAAAACAGCCAAGCGTGATACTATCCGAAATGGCAACACCATACAAGTACGTTCAAACATAACCTACCGACCTATTACCCAAAACTATATGTTGGAGTTAAATGCAGGAGCATGGAACTTCTACAAAATGACATCCAATACATCTTTACTTTCTGTAGCCACTGAGTGGGCTGCCAAAGCGGTAAGCTTCTTTGAGTCGCCGGAAGTACTGCATACCTATGCTTGCTTATTATACAAGCAAGGGCAAAAACAAAAAGCCCTTACCACGATGTCCAGTGCCATAGAGTTAAAAAAAGGAAGAGGCTTTCCAACTAAAGAGTGGGATGATATTTTGAATCAAATGAAGAAAGACCTGCCAATCAATTAA